The genome window ATGGGGGAATAGTGAAGCTATAGTCAAACTCGTAGAACGAATAGCGTATCGACAGGGTGATTTTGCAACCTTGTTAGGAGAAGGCTCATTGCGCGCAGCTCAGACCCTCGGAGGAGAGGCCATAAAATATGTAATGCACGTAAAAGGACAAGAAATGGCCGCCGACGGCGTAAGAGCAAGCAAGGCAGAAGCTCTCTCTCACATGATTTCTCCTCGTGGTGCAGATCACCTTAGGCCTTATGGAGCTACGATAGACGCGTTTGGATATGTAGAAGAAGAGTTAGGAGTTAAAGAACAAGTGAATCCTCTCAGCGAAGAAAACAAAGATTGGGTTAAGCCTTTAGAAGAATTATCTATGTCCACGAATCTTCTAGGGGTATGCCTTTTTGCAAGCATAACCATCGCTATAAAGGGGAAACGGTGGGCAGAACTTTTTAGCAATGCCACTGGATTAAGCTATACCTACGCTGATCTGTTCAAAGTCAGTGAACGCGTTATTAATTTAGAAAGGCTCTTTAACATCCGAGAAGGATTTACACGAAAAGATGACTACCTTCCTGAACGCTTTAGCCAAGAATCAGCGGAAGAAGGACCAGGCAAAGGACAAGTCGTTGACCAAGAACGCCTTCTTGATCTTATCTACACTGTAAAAGGCTGGGACAAGCAAGGTATTCCAACAAAAGAAAAACTTAAGGAACTTGGTCTGACCGAGATAGCCCAGAAAATGTAAAACCAAAAAGCGGAGTTGCATCGCTACAACGCAGCTCCGCTCACTTTTCTCCTATAATCTTTCTTTAAAATACCGCATAAGAAGAATCCATTGGATCAGCAATAAACATATGTCCAGGAGCATGGGTAATAGCCAAAGGCGGTTTACTCGCCATAAGTGCTGCTTGTGGAGTAACACCACAAGCCCAGAATACAGGCACTTCATTATCGTAAATCGGTACAGCATCTCCAAAGTCCGGAGAATTGACATCTTTAATTCCAATAGCTTCTGGATTGCCAATATGAATAGGCGCCCCATGTACTGCCGGGAACCGGCCTGTCGACAGGACAGCGGTGGACACCTGATTGTAAGGAATGGGACGCATACTGACTACCATAGGTCCAGATAAACGTCCAGCAGGCTTGCACTGAATATTTGTAATATACATGGGGACATTAGAACCTTTTTCTATATGTCGCACTGGAATTTTGGCGTCAAGCAAAGCGCTTTCAAAGGTAAAAGAACAACCTAGAAGAAAGGCGACAAAATCATCTCGCCAATATTTAAGAATATCTTTAGGTTCATCAACACATTGACCATCTATCCAGACTCGATATTTGGGAATATCTGTTCTTATATCTGCACCTGGAGCAACTATTTTAGGTTCTGGATCTCCAGGCTCCGTCACGTCTAACACAGGACAAGGTTTGGGATTTCGCTGGGCAAAAACCAAAAAATCGTATGCCCAATCTTTAGGCAATACTACAAGATTAGCTTGTACATGACCTTTTGCCATTCCAGGGGTAGGAAGGTCATAATCGCCTTTTCGTATTATTTCTCGAACTTGCTGCGGAGAGTATTCTGAAAACGCCGATCCTTTCATGCTCTCAACACCTCCCTAATACTTCGAATAGCAATCCCCTCTTTAAGAAGAGTTTCCCTTATAGATGCGGCCATTGCAACAGCACTTGGTGTATCACCATGAAGGCATATAGAATGAGGCCTCAGGTGAATAGTTGTTCCATCTATAGCTTCTATAGCACCTTCTGTTACCATCTTAATAACACGTTTCGCAGCTATCTCTATATCATGAATAACAGCTCCCGGTTGTTTGCGAGGAACTAGTGAACCATCTGCCTGATATGCTCTGTCAGCAAAAGCTTCAATTGCAAAGGGTACATCTAGTTTGTTAGCAGCCTTTTCAAAGGATGAGTTTGCCAACCCCAGCAGAATAAGATCATCGCCTGCATCTTTTACTGCCTGAGCAATCGCTTCAGCTAAAGACAAATCCTTAGCAGCCTGATTATACATAGCTCCATGAGGTTTTACGTGTTGCAAGGAAGCCCCGCGT of Aminobacterium sp. MB27-C1 contains these proteins:
- a CDS encoding putative hydro-lyase yields the protein MKGSAFSEYSPQQVREIIRKGDYDLPTPGMAKGHVQANLVVLPKDWAYDFLVFAQRNPKPCPVLDVTEPGDPEPKIVAPGADIRTDIPKYRVWIDGQCVDEPKDILKYWRDDFVAFLLGCSFTFESALLDAKIPVRHIEKGSNVPMYITNIQCKPAGRLSGPMVVSMRPIPYNQVSTAVLSTGRFPAVHGAPIHIGNPEAIGIKDVNSPDFGDAVPIYDNEVPVFWACGVTPQAALMASKPPLAITHAPGHMFIADPMDSSYAVF
- a CDS encoding LamB/YcsF family protein translates to MFSVDLNSDLGESFGTYVLGHDRDVMKSISSANIACGFHAGDPQVMLKTVEEAVNSNVAVGAHPGYPDLMGFGRRNMACSADEVYAYCLYQVGAIQAACKARGASLQHVKPHGAMYNQAAKDLSLAEAIAQAVKDAGDDLILLGLANSSFEKAANKLDVPFAIEAFADRAYQADGSLVPRKQPGAVIHDIEIAAKRVIKMVTEGAIEAIDGTTIHLRPHSICLHGDTPSAVAMAASIRETLLKEGIAIRSIREVLRA